From the genome of Flavobacterium luteolum, one region includes:
- the ilvC gene encoding ketol-acid reductoisomerase has protein sequence MANYFNTLPLRLQLEQLGVCEFMEQSEFADGIAALAGKKVVIVGCGAQGLNQGLNMRDSGLDISYALRADAIAEKRASYKNATENGFKVGTYEELIPTADLVCNLTPDKQHTAVVTAIMPLMKQGSTLSYSHGFNIVEEGMQIRKDITVIMCAPKCPGSEVREEYKRGFGVPTLIAVHPENDPNGFGLDQAKAYAVATGGHRAGVLRSSFVAEVKSDLMGEQTILCGLLQTGSILCFDKMVEKGIDAAYASKLIQYGWETITEALKHGGITNMMDRLNNPSKIEAYELAEELKDIMRPLFQKHQDDIISGEFSRTMMIDWANDDVNLLKWRAVTGETNFEKTAPQDAPISEQEYFDNGVLMIAMVKAGVELAFETMTEAGIIEESAYYESLHELPLIANTIARKKLFEMNRVISDTAEYGCYLFDHACKPLLTEFMKKVETNIIGKPFSTSNGVDNAVLIAVNKEIRQHPIEEVGAWLRESMTAMKKIG, from the coding sequence ATGGCAAATTATTTCAATACATTACCACTTAGATTACAATTAGAACAATTAGGAGTTTGCGAATTTATGGAGCAATCAGAATTTGCAGACGGAATTGCAGCATTAGCTGGAAAAAAAGTTGTAATTGTTGGTTGTGGAGCACAAGGTTTGAATCAAGGTTTAAACATGAGAGACTCTGGTTTAGACATTTCTTATGCATTGCGTGCAGATGCAATTGCAGAAAAAAGAGCTTCTTATAAAAATGCAACTGAAAATGGTTTCAAAGTAGGAACTTATGAAGAATTGATTCCAACTGCAGATTTAGTTTGTAACCTTACACCAGACAAACAACATACAGCTGTGGTAACTGCTATTATGCCATTAATGAAACAGGGTTCTACTTTATCTTACTCTCACGGATTCAACATCGTAGAAGAAGGGATGCAGATTCGTAAAGACATCACTGTTATTATGTGTGCTCCTAAATGTCCAGGTTCTGAGGTACGTGAAGAGTATAAAAGAGGATTTGGTGTTCCAACTCTTATCGCAGTTCACCCAGAAAATGATCCAAACGGATTTGGTTTAGATCAAGCAAAAGCTTACGCTGTAGCAACTGGAGGACACAGAGCAGGAGTTTTAAGATCATCTTTCGTAGCTGAAGTAAAATCAGATTTAATGGGTGAGCAAACTATTCTTTGTGGTTTACTTCAAACTGGATCTATTTTATGTTTCGATAAAATGGTTGAAAAAGGAATCGATGCTGCTTACGCTTCTAAATTAATCCAATACGGATGGGAAACTATCACTGAAGCTTTGAAACACGGTGGTATTACAAATATGATGGATCGTTTAAACAATCCTTCAAAAATTGAAGCTTACGAATTAGCTGAAGAATTGAAAGATATCATGCGTCCGTTGTTCCAAAAACACCAAGACGATATCATTTCTGGAGAATTCTCTAGAACTATGATGATTGACTGGGCTAATGATGATGTTAACTTATTAAAATGGAGAGCTGTAACAGGAGAAACTAACTTCGAAAAAACAGCTCCGCAAGACGCTCCAATCTCAGAGCAAGAATATTTTGACAATGGAGTGTTAATGATTGCAATGGTAAAAGCTGGTGTTGAATTAGCTTTCGAAACAATGACTGAAGCTGGAATCATTGAAGAATCTGCTTACTATGAGTCATTACACGAATTGCCATTAATTGCAAATACAATTGCAAGAAAGAAATTATTCGAAATGAACCGTGTAATTTCTGATACTGCAGAGTACGGATGCTACTTATTTGATCATGCATGCAAGCCATTATTGACTGAATTCATGAAAAAAGTTGAAACTAACATTATTGGTAAACCATTTTCAACTTCAAACGGAGTAGATAATGCAGTATTGATCGCTGTTAACAAAGAAATTCGTCAACATCCTATCGAAGAAGTAGGAGCTTGGTTGAGAGAGTCTATGACGGCTATGAAAAAAATTGGATAA
- the acs gene encoding acetate--CoA ligase — MSYYKIENLEQYFKHYNKSIREPRKFWGKIAEENFTWYQHWEKVVDFNMAEAEVKWFTDAKVNITKNCIDRHLSKRGEKTAIIFEPNDPSEEALHITYNELYERVSKMANVLREQGVRKGDRVCIYLPMIPELAVSVLACARIGAIHSVIFAGFSASAVSARINDCECKMVITSDGGYRGNKTIDLKGIVDEALETCPSVTKVLVAKRTNTNVKMKDGRDVWLQPLLDAALDNSVAEIMDAEDPLFILYTSGSTGKPKGMVHTTAGYMVYTAYTFKNVFNYEDNDIFWCTADIGWITGHSYILYGPLLNGATTVIFEGVPSYPDFSRFWDIIEKHKITQFYTAPTAIRSLAKESLDYIQKYPLKSLKVIGSVGEPINEEAWHWFNDHVGDKRCPVVDTWWQTETGGIMISPIAFVTPTKPTYATLPLPGIQPVLMDEKRNEIEGNQVVGSLCIKFPWPGIARTIWGNHDRYKETYFSAFPGKYFTGDGALRDEVGYYRITGRVDDVVIVSGHNLGTAPIEDAINEHPAVAESAIVGFPHDIKGNALYGFVILKETGEVRDRNNLTKEINQYISDHIGPIAKLDKIQFVSGLPKTRSGKIMRRILRKIAEGDSSNFGDTSTLLNPEIIEEIMKERIS; from the coding sequence ATGAGCTATTACAAAATTGAAAATTTAGAACAATATTTTAAACATTACAATAAGTCAATAAGAGAGCCAAGAAAATTTTGGGGAAAAATAGCTGAGGAAAATTTCACATGGTACCAGCATTGGGAAAAGGTTGTTGATTTTAATATGGCGGAAGCAGAAGTAAAATGGTTTACAGATGCTAAAGTTAACATTACCAAAAATTGTATTGATAGACATTTAAGCAAAAGAGGAGAGAAGACAGCAATTATTTTTGAACCAAACGATCCTTCTGAAGAAGCTTTACATATAACGTATAATGAACTATACGAAAGAGTTTCAAAAATGGCAAACGTCCTTCGTGAGCAAGGTGTTCGTAAAGGAGATAGAGTTTGTATTTACTTGCCAATGATTCCAGAATTGGCTGTTTCTGTTTTAGCTTGTGCTAGAATTGGAGCTATTCACTCTGTTATTTTCGCTGGATTTTCTGCTTCGGCAGTTTCTGCGAGAATCAATGATTGTGAATGTAAAATGGTAATCACATCTGATGGAGGCTACAGAGGAAATAAAACAATTGATCTTAAGGGAATTGTAGACGAAGCTCTAGAAACTTGTCCTTCTGTTACAAAAGTTTTAGTTGCTAAAAGAACTAATACTAATGTTAAGATGAAAGATGGTCGTGATGTTTGGTTACAACCATTATTAGATGCAGCTTTAGATAATAGTGTTGCTGAAATTATGGATGCCGAAGATCCTTTGTTTATCTTATATACTTCAGGATCAACTGGGAAACCAAAAGGAATGGTTCATACTACTGCTGGTTATATGGTATACACTGCGTATACTTTCAAAAATGTATTCAACTACGAAGACAATGATATTTTCTGGTGTACTGCAGATATCGGATGGATTACAGGTCACTCTTATATATTATACGGACCATTATTGAATGGTGCTACAACTGTAATTTTTGAAGGAGTTCCTTCTTATCCAGATTTTAGCCGTTTTTGGGATATTATCGAAAAGCATAAAATTACACAATTCTATACTGCGCCAACTGCAATTCGTTCATTAGCAAAAGAAAGTTTAGATTACATTCAAAAATACCCTCTTAAATCACTTAAAGTTATCGGATCTGTTGGAGAGCCAATTAACGAAGAGGCTTGGCACTGGTTTAATGACCACGTAGGAGATAAGAGATGTCCGGTTGTAGATACTTGGTGGCAGACAGAAACAGGAGGAATCATGATTTCGCCAATTGCTTTTGTAACACCAACAAAACCTACTTACGCAACTTTGCCATTACCTGGGATTCAGCCTGTTTTGATGGATGAAAAACGTAATGAAATTGAAGGAAACCAAGTAGTTGGAAGTTTATGTATTAAATTCCCATGGCCGGGAATTGCCAGAACTATTTGGGGTAATCATGATCGTTACAAAGAAACTTATTTCTCTGCTTTCCCTGGAAAATATTTTACAGGAGACGGTGCCTTAAGAGACGAAGTTGGGTATTACAGAATTACAGGTAGGGTAGATGATGTTGTTATTGTTTCTGGACATAATTTAGGAACAGCTCCTATTGAAGATGCGATCAACGAACACCCAGCTGTTGCGGAATCTGCAATCGTTGGATTCCCTCACGATATTAAAGGAAATGCTTTATATGGTTTTGTTATTCTAAAAGAAACTGGAGAAGTTAGAGATAGAAATAACTTAACAAAAGAGATAAACCAATATATTTCTGATCACATTGGGCCAATTGCGAAATTAGATAAAATTCAATTCGTTTCTGGTTTGCCAAAAACTCGTTCTGGAAAAATTATGCGTAGAATTTTGCGTAAAATAGCCGAAGGAGATTCTTCTAATTTTGGAGATACTTCGACTTTATTAAATCCAGAAATAATAGAAGAAATTATGAAAGAAAGAATTTCTTAA
- a CDS encoding 3'-5' exonuclease, translated as MLDWLKNINKDYPDFWKDYLTKFETKPNKFVVISTETSGLNPDKDVILSLGAFSVIDDSIVIKENFETVLLQYKYLQDNGLSNEFIIESKMMKMPEPDALEALVNFIGNSILVGHHINFDIEMLNAALERLNCGRLKNEALDVDVMYRKLTDINDKQFSLDDLCGIYKIPKSDRNSSAEDAYRIGLLFLKLKSRLGIK; from the coding sequence ATGCTAGACTGGCTGAAAAATATCAATAAAGACTATCCAGATTTCTGGAAAGACTATTTAACTAAATTCGAAACTAAACCTAATAAGTTTGTTGTGATATCAACTGAAACTTCTGGCTTAAATCCGGATAAGGATGTTATATTATCTCTTGGAGCCTTTTCAGTTATTGACGACAGCATTGTTATTAAAGAAAATTTCGAAACAGTTTTATTACAATATAAATATCTTCAGGACAACGGACTTTCAAATGAATTTATCATTGAAAGCAAGATGATGAAAATGCCTGAACCTGATGCTCTTGAAGCTTTGGTTAATTTTATAGGAAACTCAATTTTGGTTGGACATCATATCAATTTTGATATTGAAATGCTAAATGCCGCACTAGAACGTTTAAATTGTGGACGTCTTAAAAATGAAGCTTTAGATGTTGATGTAATGTACAGAAAATTGACTGATATAAACGACAAACAATTTTCTCTGGATGATTTATGCGGAATTTATAAAATTCCAAAAAGTGATAGAAATTCTTCTGCAGAAGATGCATACAGAATTGGACTTTTGTTCTTGAAACTAAAATCTAGACTAGGAATTAAATAA
- a CDS encoding DUF294 nucleotidyltransferase-like domain-containing protein yields the protein MNTVAEHIADFLKEYKPFDNLTFQELSDIATNIRVINLEKHAVLFQNNDPLHDSFYVVASGVINLTTIADAEETIINKCHEGDIFGLRPFFAKNNYMMTAKAREESIIYAIPIAVFRPFVANNSDVLNFLLESFAVNSRHTKDSMSSNGKLVSDSDYIDQQTEMQYIQSLNYNNSPLTTKADSIIKDVANLMTDSMLDNIIICGEKNHPIGIVTNADLSSKIATGRYPITATIDKIMSSPVVTVLENVSLAEAQLLMLKHNVTHLCVTKDGTSKSVVKGIISEHDLIVAQASNPGVLIKEIKRSQLPKDLKQIRDRLSDLIQNSIQKNIPISHVSNIASEINLAIIKRAVELAILDLGSPPARFAWLSIGSQGRKEQLLLTDQDSILIFEDVTPEKYREVKDYFLRLAKRATSILEKVGYDYCPNGHMASNMLWCKSLSDWTKQYNSWMNTPGENSNDLSSIFFDYEIVFGEPKIEEAIENVIFKNAVNNTLFFDFLGNDALKRNSPLSFFKKFITEEDGPNKDKFDIKTRALMPLIDGARLLILNANIKGIQNTYLRFKQLAITDSKNAEIYLSCAEAFLTLSKFRTVEGLKNDDSGQYINLREMSKSDKEKLKNALAPMKDLEELIKSKFQLTQFS from the coding sequence ATGAATACAGTTGCTGAGCATATTGCAGATTTTTTAAAAGAATACAAACCGTTTGATAATTTAACCTTTCAGGAATTATCAGATATAGCCACGAATATTCGTGTCATTAATTTAGAAAAACATGCGGTATTATTTCAAAATAACGATCCGCTTCATGACAGCTTTTATGTTGTAGCTTCTGGTGTCATCAATCTTACAACTATTGCGGACGCTGAGGAAACTATTATAAATAAATGCCATGAAGGCGATATTTTTGGTTTACGCCCATTTTTTGCAAAAAATAACTATATGATGACGGCTAAAGCACGTGAAGAAAGTATTATTTATGCTATTCCGATCGCTGTTTTTAGACCTTTTGTAGCCAATAATTCAGACGTTTTAAACTTTCTGTTGGAAAGTTTTGCTGTAAATTCACGTCACACAAAGGACAGCATGAGCTCTAATGGTAAATTAGTTTCTGATAGTGACTACATTGACCAACAGACAGAAATGCAATATATTCAGTCTCTTAACTATAACAATTCGCCATTAACAACGAAAGCAGATTCTATAATTAAAGATGTCGCAAATTTGATGACAGATTCAATGTTAGATAATATTATAATTTGTGGCGAAAAAAATCACCCAATTGGTATTGTAACCAATGCCGATTTATCATCTAAGATTGCAACTGGACGCTATCCTATTACTGCAACTATAGACAAAATTATGTCTTCGCCAGTTGTTACCGTTCTAGAAAATGTGTCTTTGGCAGAAGCGCAATTACTAATGCTGAAACACAATGTTACGCATTTATGTGTAACCAAAGATGGCACAAGTAAATCTGTAGTAAAAGGAATTATTTCTGAACACGATCTTATTGTAGCACAAGCAAGTAACCCTGGTGTATTAATTAAAGAGATTAAACGTTCACAGCTTCCAAAAGATTTAAAACAAATACGTGATCGTTTATCTGATTTGATTCAGAATTCGATTCAAAAAAATATTCCAATTTCGCATGTTAGTAATATTGCAAGTGAGATTAATTTAGCGATTATAAAGCGAGCTGTCGAACTAGCAATTTTAGATTTGGGCTCCCCTCCTGCACGTTTTGCTTGGTTAAGTATTGGAAGTCAAGGACGTAAGGAGCAATTATTACTTACAGATCAAGACAGCATCTTAATTTTTGAAGATGTAACTCCTGAGAAGTACAGAGAAGTAAAAGATTATTTCTTAAGATTAGCTAAACGTGCTACTTCTATATTAGAAAAAGTAGGTTATGATTATTGCCCAAACGGACATATGGCAAGCAACATGCTTTGGTGTAAATCATTGAGCGACTGGACAAAACAATACAATAGCTGGATGAATACTCCAGGTGAAAACAGTAATGATTTGAGCAGTATTTTCTTTGATTATGAAATTGTTTTTGGCGAACCAAAAATTGAAGAAGCAATTGAAAATGTAATTTTCAAAAATGCCGTTAACAACACTTTATTCTTCGACTTCTTAGGAAATGACGCTTTAAAGAGAAACTCTCCATTGAGTTTCTTCAAGAAATTTATAACTGAAGAAGATGGTCCAAATAAAGATAAATTTGATATCAAGACAAGGGCTTTAATGCCTTTAATCGACGGAGCTCGTCTATTGATACTAAATGCAAATATAAAAGGAATTCAAAATACTTATCTTAGATTCAAACAATTAGCCATTACAGATTCTAAAAATGCCGAAATTTATTTAAGCTGCGCAGAAGCTTTCTTAACGCTTTCTAAATTTAGAACTGTTGAAGGATTAAAAAATGACGACTCTGGCCAATATATTAATTTAAGAGAAATGTCAAAATCTGACAAAGAGAAATTAAAAAATGCATTAGCCCCAATGAAAGATCTGGAGGAACTGATTAAGAGTAAATTTCAATTGACGCAATTCTCATAA
- a CDS encoding helix-turn-helix transcriptional regulator, with amino-acid sequence MTEKKVHQGRNIKRFREMLGIKQEALAYELGEDWNQKKISMLEQKELIENDILNQVAKILKVPVQAIENFDEDSAINIIANTFHDSAVANTFRDGSQVNFNCTFNPLDKMVELYERMLEQQKEMIEKLEKIINKE; translated from the coding sequence ATGACAGAGAAAAAAGTACATCAAGGTAGAAATATAAAGCGTTTCCGTGAAATGTTGGGCATTAAACAAGAAGCCCTTGCCTATGAATTGGGCGAAGATTGGAATCAAAAGAAAATCTCTATGTTAGAGCAAAAAGAATTGATTGAAAATGATATTCTAAATCAAGTTGCTAAAATTCTAAAAGTACCTGTTCAAGCGATCGAGAATTTTGATGAAGATTCTGCAATTAATATCATAGCAAATACTTTTCATGATAGTGCTGTTGCGAATACTTTTAGAGATGGTTCACAGGTAAACTTCAACTGTACATTCAACCCTCTTGATAAAATGGTAGAACTATACGAGCGTATGCTTGAACAACAAAAGGAAATGATTGAGAAATTGGAAAAGATTATAAATAAAGAATAA
- a CDS encoding multidrug effflux MFS transporter: MTTKKYIQLILILGSLTALGPFSIDMYLPGFSGIAKDLNTTVAKVSMSLSSYFIGISAGQLLYGPLLDRFGRKKPLFVGLLVYILASLGCIYVADIDSFIFLRFVQAIGSCAATVASVAMVRDLFPVKDIPKVFSLLMLVVGLSPMLAPTIGGYVTEDLGWHAVFFILMCMGIVILVASQFGLPNTYQPDASISLKPKPIITNFISVLKEPQFYTYAFTGAVAFSGLFSYVAASPLVFMDIYKVDAKTYGWIFALMSVSFIGSSQLNSMLLKRFSSEQMIFGALISQSVISIIFLILALNNLLGLYQTIGMLFLFLACLGISNPNTAGLTLAPFAKNTGSASALMGAIQLGIGALASFAIGVFVKDSVTPMVAIMTTTTITAFIILNIGKRFVKNKVELSESDDIMVGH, from the coding sequence ATGACAACAAAAAAATATATCCAGCTCATTCTGATCTTAGGTTCTTTAACCGCTCTTGGACCTTTTTCGATCGATATGTATCTGCCTGGTTTCTCTGGAATTGCAAAGGATTTAAATACCACTGTCGCTAAAGTTTCTATGAGTTTATCTAGTTACTTTATCGGAATTTCTGCTGGACAATTGCTTTATGGGCCTTTATTGGATCGTTTTGGACGCAAAAAACCTTTATTTGTTGGACTCCTAGTGTATATTCTAGCTTCTCTAGGCTGTATTTATGTGGCTGATATTGATTCTTTTATATTTCTTCGTTTTGTTCAGGCTATTGGAAGCTGCGCCGCAACAGTTGCTTCTGTGGCAATGGTTCGTGATTTATTTCCTGTAAAAGATATACCAAAAGTATTTTCGCTTTTAATGCTTGTTGTTGGTCTTTCTCCAATGCTTGCGCCAACGATTGGCGGTTATGTTACAGAAGATTTAGGTTGGCATGCCGTATTTTTCATTTTGATGTGTATGGGAATCGTGATTTTAGTCGCTTCACAATTTGGACTTCCAAATACCTATCAGCCAGATGCTTCAATTTCGCTGAAACCAAAACCAATTATAACTAATTTCATTTCTGTTTTAAAAGAACCTCAATTTTATACGTACGCGTTTACAGGTGCAGTTGCATTTTCTGGATTGTTTTCTTACGTAGCCGCTTCTCCACTTGTTTTTATGGATATTTATAAGGTTGATGCTAAAACTTATGGATGGATTTTTGCACTAATGTCAGTTAGTTTTATCGGATCTAGTCAGTTGAATTCTATGCTGTTAAAAAGATTTTCAAGCGAACAGATGATTTTTGGCGCTTTAATTTCGCAGTCTGTTATAAGTATAATATTTTTGATTTTGGCTTTAAATAATCTTCTCGGACTTTATCAGACAATCGGAATGTTGTTCTTGTTTTTAGCTTGTCTAGGAATTTCAAACCCAAATACAGCAGGATTAACGCTTGCTCCTTTTGCCAAAAACACAGGAAGTGCTTCCGCGTTAATGGGAGCTATTCAGTTGGGAATTGGTGCTTTGGCTTCTTTTGCAATTGGTGTTTTTGTAAAAGATTCGGTAACGCCAATGGTTGCCATTATGACTACTACAACAATTACAGCATTTATTATTTTAAATATCGGAAAACGCTTTGTTAAAAATAAGGTAGAATTGTCTGAAAGTGATGATATTATGGTTGGACACTAA
- a CDS encoding NAD(P)/FAD-dependent oxidoreductase, which yields MKIVIIGGGFAGINLAKELVNQPQIQVTLVDKNNYNFFPPLIYQVATAFLEPSSISYPFRKFFAGKKNLSFRLGELLSVSPAEKKITLSNGELDYDYLVFATGAETSYFGMENVMKNAIPMKTLNDAIEMRNALLKNLEKAAICKDIRKRRKLLTIVVAGGGPTGVEVSGMFAEMRKNILLKEYPELETSASNVYLVDGGDALLAPMSKESQEDTLDALTKLGVVVKLHTRVVDYVDDTVHFENGETIKTKNLIWAAGVSAKIFEGMPKESYGRGRRMATDVYNKVNAVDNIYAIGDTAILAGDANFPDGHPQVAQVAIQQGLNLAKNFKAMVANKPLKPFAYKDKGSMAIIGKNKAVVDLPSPKWHFKGFFAWFIWLFVHLISLITYRNRLNTFWNWMVAYFAKDQSLRMIIRPEKRQQS from the coding sequence ATGAAAATAGTCATTATTGGAGGGGGATTTGCAGGAATTAATCTAGCAAAAGAACTTGTAAATCAGCCTCAAATACAAGTAACACTTGTCGACAAGAATAATTATAACTTTTTTCCACCACTTATATATCAGGTTGCAACTGCATTTTTAGAGCCTTCGAGCATTAGTTATCCGTTTAGGAAATTTTTTGCAGGCAAAAAGAATCTTAGTTTTCGTTTAGGCGAATTATTATCTGTTTCACCAGCTGAAAAGAAAATTACTTTGAGCAACGGAGAATTAGATTATGATTATCTCGTTTTTGCTACTGGAGCAGAAACTAGCTATTTCGGAATGGAAAATGTGATGAAAAACGCCATTCCGATGAAGACATTAAATGATGCCATCGAAATGCGAAATGCATTGCTTAAAAACCTTGAAAAAGCAGCAATCTGCAAAGATATTCGCAAACGCCGTAAATTATTAACGATCGTTGTGGCCGGCGGTGGACCAACAGGAGTTGAAGTTTCTGGAATGTTTGCCGAAATGAGAAAAAATATTCTATTAAAAGAATACCCAGAATTAGAAACATCTGCAAGTAATGTTTATTTAGTTGATGGAGGAGATGCTCTATTGGCTCCAATGAGCAAAGAATCCCAAGAAGATACTCTTGACGCACTTACTAAACTTGGTGTTGTAGTTAAGCTTCATACTCGTGTTGTCGATTATGTTGATGATACGGTACATTTTGAAAACGGAGAAACCATTAAAACCAAAAACTTAATTTGGGCCGCGGGAGTTTCTGCCAAAATTTTCGAAGGAATGCCAAAGGAAAGTTACGGTCGCGGACGTCGAATGGCTACAGATGTTTACAATAAAGTCAACGCTGTAGATAATATTTACGCTATTGGCGATACCGCAATCTTGGCTGGTGATGCGAATTTTCCTGATGGACATCCGCAAGTGGCGCAAGTTGCAATTCAGCAAGGATTAAATCTTGCTAAGAATTTTAAAGCGATGGTAGCCAACAAACCGCTAAAACCGTTTGCTTATAAAGACAAAGGTTCTATGGCAATTATAGGAAAAAACAAAGCTGTAGTAGATTTACCAAGTCCGAAATGGCATTTTAAAGGATTTTTCGCTTGGTTTATCTGGCTGTTCGTTCACTTAATTTCTTTAATCACGTATAGAAATAGACTAAACACATTCTGGAATTGGATGGTTGCTTATTTTGCAAAAGATCAATCGCTTAGAATGATTATTAGACCTGAAAAAAGACAACAAAGTTAA
- a CDS encoding DEAD/DEAH box helicase, with protein MSKPFSTLGISAPILKALSELNIVEPTEIQQKTIPLFLGETHDIVGLAKTGTGKTAAFGLPLLQLVNTESTTVQAVILVPTRELGQQIFRNLEDFSKYIPNISIASICGGTPIKPQIERLKEGAQIVVATPGRLIDLIQRKAIDLKQTEYLVLDEADEMVAILKESLDEIVAELPKKHRTLLFSATLPGTIKQLIQNYLNKNVVQISANMETVGNEGIDHEYIVVDPIEKLEVLMHFLNSRDGERGIIFCKTKAAVNKLAKNLAINKFSSGALHGSLTQGIRDRIMEQFREGHINILVATDLAARGIDVKEISYVINYHLPDTYENYVHRSGRTARAGAKGLSLTVLQQEEVFEIADFERELGIKFSEFKKPSAASLEENNMLLWAKQIFKTKPNHELSQDLKTKVKTVFHHLTKDELIEKLMASYVLQNKIDIVEKPVKKFKK; from the coding sequence ATGTCTAAACCATTCTCAACATTAGGAATTTCGGCTCCAATTTTAAAAGCTTTAAGCGAATTAAACATTGTTGAACCAACAGAAATTCAACAAAAAACAATTCCGCTATTTTTGGGCGAAACTCACGATATTGTAGGTTTAGCAAAAACAGGAACAGGAAAAACAGCCGCATTTGGTTTGCCTTTATTGCAATTGGTAAATACAGAATCGACAACAGTTCAAGCTGTGATTTTAGTTCCAACTAGAGAATTGGGTCAGCAGATTTTTAGAAACTTAGAAGATTTTTCAAAATATATTCCTAATATATCTATTGCTTCCATTTGCGGAGGAACTCCAATAAAACCACAAATCGAAAGATTAAAAGAAGGCGCTCAAATCGTTGTGGCAACTCCAGGACGTTTAATCGATTTGATTCAGCGAAAAGCAATTGATTTAAAACAAACAGAATACTTAGTTTTGGATGAAGCCGACGAAATGGTGGCTATTCTAAAAGAAAGTTTAGACGAAATTGTTGCAGAATTGCCTAAAAAACATCGTACTTTATTATTTTCGGCAACACTTCCTGGAACCATAAAACAACTGATTCAGAATTATTTGAACAAAAATGTAGTTCAGATAAGCGCCAATATGGAAACTGTTGGAAATGAAGGAATAGACCATGAGTATATTGTGGTAGATCCTATTGAAAAATTGGAAGTTTTAATGCATTTCTTAAATTCTAGAGATGGCGAAAGAGGAATTATTTTCTGTAAAACGAAAGCTGCCGTTAATAAATTAGCCAAAAATCTAGCAATCAATAAATTCTCTTCGGGAGCGCTTCATGGAAGTCTGACGCAGGGAATTCGTGATAGAATTATGGAACAGTTTCGTGAAGGACATATTAATATTCTGGTTGCAACCGATTTGGCTGCGAGAGGAATTGATGTAAAAGAAATCTCGTATGTGATTAATTATCATTTGCCTGACACTTACGAAAATTACGTTCACCGAAGTGGAAGAACCGCAAGGGCAGGAGCAAAAGGACTTTCTTTGACTGTTTTACAGCAAGAAGAAGTTTTTGAAATTGCTGATTTCGAAAGAGAATTAGGAATTAAATTTTCTGAGTTTAAAAAACCTTCTGCTGCAAGTCTTGAAGAAAACAATATGCTTTTATGGGCCAAACAAATTTTCAAAACAAAACCAAATCATGAGCTTTCACAGGATTTAAAAACAAAAGTGAAAACTGTTTTTCATCATCTTACAAAAGACGAACTAATCGAGAAATTAATGGCGAGTTATGTCCTACAGAACAAAATCGATATAGTTGAAAAACCTGTTAAAAAATTCAAAAAGTAA